One region of Daphnia pulicaria isolate SC F1-1A chromosome 7, SC_F0-13Bv2, whole genome shotgun sequence genomic DNA includes:
- the LOC124349565 gene encoding fibrous sheath CABYR-binding protein-like isoform X1 translates to MAVQQLIWIVLIGAVLIVGFPVKSPDTANEDDRLNYEKYVRQLEKKHKFAYNDIDQPWQPISDNDSDEDDSHEIVLKVEESVSVQPLVKDEVKKTSQSPVLVADPAPVAPVIKAEETPAAQVTKAEEVSAVTVTKAEETPVATVTKAEEAPAVDVTKAEETPAVTATKAEESPAVSVTNAEETPAITAIKAEETPATTVTAVEEIPSESVTKTEEAPSVTVSKSEETLVITVTKAEESPAVVVTKAEDTLLVAPVAEAEKAPQVADAISETVATVAEDEVAATTTHEKLLADLEDDSVPATTTQEKLLAAAADEVEGSGQSDPAADVESVTIGQANNEPIEDSTFSVLHESATNVAQIDVTEGSTDAAAVQLQSDSVTINADEGSGQSDSADIGSGQFLSNIGKIFADDEGSGAADISEGSGLGDELIKEIIDHTIQPEISNDAESSTGTHSDLHLSDDLANDSSSSTTEPPTTAGWKDGEDENKEVKSTDTPTADEVAAVTEIQPSSTVRSVQAEDSTEVVVADSTDAVNVVRQESASDSTDRPEENATFLSVPVDDQVADEANNNATEKNDDSHSTPSDV, encoded by the exons ATGGCCGTTCAACAG TTGATTTGGATTGTGCTGATTGGTGCCGTTCTCATTGTCGGCTTTCCGGTCAAGTCTCCGGACACTGCTAATGAG GATGATCGATTAAATTATGAGAAATACGTTCGGCAATtggaaaagaaacacaaattcGCCTACAACGATATCGATCAGCCCTGGCAGCCGATTTCCGACAACGATTCAGACGAGGACGACAGCCATGAAATCGTTTTGAAAGTTGAAGAATCCGTCTCTGTTCAACCGCTAGTGAAAGATGAGGTCAAAAAAACATCTCAAAGCCCCGTCCTAGTAGCTGATCCGGCCCCAGTCGCTCCAGTAATCAAGGCGGAAGAGACTCCTGCCGCTCAAGTAACTAAAGCGGAAGAAGTTTCGGCCGTTACTGTTACGAAAGCGGAGGAAACTCCTGTCGCCACTGTAACAAAAGCGGAAGAAGCTCCAGCCGTTGATGTTACTAAAGCTGAAGAAACTCCGGCCGTTACTGCAACTAAAGCGGAAGAAAGTCCTGCCGTATCTGTAACCAATGCGGAAGAAACTCCAGCCATTACTGCAATTAAAGCGGAAGAAACTCCAGCCACCACTGTAACTGCAGTGGAAGAAATTCCCTCGGAATCTGTAACTAAAACGGAAGAAGCTCCGTCCGTTACAGTATCTAAATCAGAGGAAACTCTTGTCATTACTGTAACAAAAGCGGAAGAATCTCCGGCTGTTGTTGTAACAAAAGCGGAAGATACACTTTTAGTCGCTCCAGTAGCTGAAGCGGAAAAAGCGCCCCAGGTGGCGGATGCGATTTCAGAGACCGTCGCAACTGTGGCCGAGGACGAAGTCGCAGCCACGACGACACACGAAAAACTGTTGGCGGACCTCGAAGACGACAGCGTTCCAGCCACTACAACCCAAGAGAAACtgttggcagcagcagccgatgaAGTTGAAGGTTCAGGTCAAAGTGATCCAGCCGCCGACGTGGAGAGCGTGACAATCGGCCAAGCCAACAACGAGCCGATTGAGGACAGCACTTTCTCTGTATTGCATGAATCTGCAACCAATGTCGCCCAAATTGATGTCACTGAAGGATCgactgatgctgctgctgttcaacttcaaagtgattctGTCACTATTAACGCCGACGAAGGATCCGGTCAGAGCGATTCTGCCGATATCGGATCTGGTCAGTTCTTGAGCAACATCGGCAAAATCTTTGCCGACGATGAAGGTTCCGGAGCGGCCGACATTTCTGAAGGATCTGGATTGGGTGACGAATTGATCAAAGAAATAATCGACCACACCATCCAACCTGAGATTTCTAATGACGCCGAGTCGTCAACTGGAACACATTCTGATTTGCACTTGAGCGACGACCTTGCCAATGATTCGTCATCATCGACCACGGAACCGCCGACCACAGCCGGATGGAAGGATGGAGAGGATGAAAATAAGGAGGTCAAGTCTACCGACACCCCAACTGCCGATGAG GTCGCAGCAGTGACAGAGATTCAACCAAGCTCGACGGTGAGAAGCGTTCAGGCGGAGGATTCTACCGAAGTG GTGGTGGCCGATTCGACCGACGCAGTCAATGTTGTTCGACAGGAATCAGCTTCTGATTCG ACGGATCGTCCGGAGGAGAACGCAACATTCCTTAGCGTTCCGGTGGACGACCAAGTCGCCGATGAGGCTAATAACAATGCGACCGAAAAGAACGATGATAGTCATAGCACCCCGTCTGATGTTTAA
- the LOC124349565 gene encoding fibrous sheath CABYR-binding protein-like isoform X2: MAVQQLIWIVLIGAVLIVGFPVKSPDTANEDDRLNYEKYVRQLEKKHKFAYNDIDQPWQPISDNDSDEDDSHEIVLKVEESVSVQPLVKDEVKKTSQSPVLVADPAPVAPVIKAEETPAAQVTKAEEVSAVTVTKAEETPVATVTKAEEAPAVDVTKAEETPAITAIKAEETPATTVTAVEEIPSESVTKTEEAPSVTVSKSEETLVITVTKAEESPAVVVTKAEDTLLVAPVAEAEKAPQVADAISETVATVAEDEVAATTTHEKLLADLEDDSVPATTTQEKLLAAAADEVEGSGQSDPAADVESVTIGQANNEPIEDSTFSVLHESATNVAQIDVTEGSTDAAAVQLQSDSVTINADEGSGQSDSADIGSGQFLSNIGKIFADDEGSGAADISEGSGLGDELIKEIIDHTIQPEISNDAESSTGTHSDLHLSDDLANDSSSSTTEPPTTAGWKDGEDENKEVKSTDTPTADEVAAVTEIQPSSTVRSVQAEDSTEVVVADSTDAVNVVRQESASDSTDRPEENATFLSVPVDDQVADEANNNATEKNDDSHSTPSDV, encoded by the exons ATGGCCGTTCAACAG TTGATTTGGATTGTGCTGATTGGTGCCGTTCTCATTGTCGGCTTTCCGGTCAAGTCTCCGGACACTGCTAATGAG GATGATCGATTAAATTATGAGAAATACGTTCGGCAATtggaaaagaaacacaaattcGCCTACAACGATATCGATCAGCCCTGGCAGCCGATTTCCGACAACGATTCAGACGAGGACGACAGCCATGAAATCGTTTTGAAAGTTGAAGAATCCGTCTCTGTTCAACCGCTAGTGAAAGATGAGGTCAAAAAAACATCTCAAAGCCCCGTCCTAGTAGCTGATCCGGCCCCAGTCGCTCCAGTAATCAAGGCGGAAGAGACTCCTGCCGCTCAAGTAACTAAAGCGGAAGAAGTTTCGGCCGTTACTGTTACGAAAGCGGAGGAAACTCCTGTCGCCACTGTAACAAAAGCGGAAGAAGCTCCAGCCGTTGATGTTACTAAAGCTGAAGAAACTCCG GCCATTACTGCAATTAAAGCGGAAGAAACTCCAGCCACCACTGTAACTGCAGTGGAAGAAATTCCCTCGGAATCTGTAACTAAAACGGAAGAAGCTCCGTCCGTTACAGTATCTAAATCAGAGGAAACTCTTGTCATTACTGTAACAAAAGCGGAAGAATCTCCGGCTGTTGTTGTAACAAAAGCGGAAGATACACTTTTAGTCGCTCCAGTAGCTGAAGCGGAAAAAGCGCCCCAGGTGGCGGATGCGATTTCAGAGACCGTCGCAACTGTGGCCGAGGACGAAGTCGCAGCCACGACGACACACGAAAAACTGTTGGCGGACCTCGAAGACGACAGCGTTCCAGCCACTACAACCCAAGAGAAACtgttggcagcagcagccgatgaAGTTGAAGGTTCAGGTCAAAGTGATCCAGCCGCCGACGTGGAGAGCGTGACAATCGGCCAAGCCAACAACGAGCCGATTGAGGACAGCACTTTCTCTGTATTGCATGAATCTGCAACCAATGTCGCCCAAATTGATGTCACTGAAGGATCgactgatgctgctgctgttcaacttcaaagtgattctGTCACTATTAACGCCGACGAAGGATCCGGTCAGAGCGATTCTGCCGATATCGGATCTGGTCAGTTCTTGAGCAACATCGGCAAAATCTTTGCCGACGATGAAGGTTCCGGAGCGGCCGACATTTCTGAAGGATCTGGATTGGGTGACGAATTGATCAAAGAAATAATCGACCACACCATCCAACCTGAGATTTCTAATGACGCCGAGTCGTCAACTGGAACACATTCTGATTTGCACTTGAGCGACGACCTTGCCAATGATTCGTCATCATCGACCACGGAACCGCCGACCACAGCCGGATGGAAGGATGGAGAGGATGAAAATAAGGAGGTCAAGTCTACCGACACCCCAACTGCCGATGAG GTCGCAGCAGTGACAGAGATTCAACCAAGCTCGACGGTGAGAAGCGTTCAGGCGGAGGATTCTACCGAAGTG GTGGTGGCCGATTCGACCGACGCAGTCAATGTTGTTCGACAGGAATCAGCTTCTGATTCG ACGGATCGTCCGGAGGAGAACGCAACATTCCTTAGCGTTCCGGTGGACGACCAAGTCGCCGATGAGGCTAATAACAATGCGACCGAAAAGAACGATGATAGTCATAGCACCCCGTCTGATGTTTAA
- the LOC124349960 gene encoding induced stolen tip protein TUB8-like: MRFSVLIVVFLIGVTMMEAAPTPQNKRAKWKPKAIRDKEAAEAKAAEEAAKATPTTPKAVAAAAAEEEVKTVETKVQVDQVIAKVEEDKAPASVADAEATTKVCHAPEKESTKIADVADEEVKDEKVAAVVQVAAEAVIVAKEPAAAVVADVPAVIVVADEPAAVVAKEPVAVVADEPAAAVVADEPTKVVADEPAIVIAEKPAVIAVVAEEPAAVVVVKDEPAVVVAEEPVVVKAEEPAAVL, translated from the exons ATGCGTTTTTCG GTTTTGATTGTTGTTTTCCTCATCGGCGTGACGATGATGGAGGCCGCACCAACCCCGCAAAACAAGCGCGCTAAG TGGAAGCCCAAGGCGATTCGTGATAAAGAAGCAGCCGAAGCTAAAGCAGCCGAAGAGGCAGCTAAAGCAACACCGACAACACCGaaggcagtagcagcagcagcagcagaagaagaagttaaaaCGGTGGAAACCAAAGTTCAAGTCGATCAAGTGATAGCAAAGGTCGAAGAGGACAAGGCACCGGCATCTGTTGCTGATGCTGAGGCAACAACCAAAGTGTGTCACGCTCCCGAAAAGGAATCGACAAAAATCGCCGATGTCGCCGATGAAGAAGTTAAGGACGAAAAGGTTGCCGCTGTTGTCCAGGTAGCAGCAGAAGCTGTGATCGTTGCCAAAGAGCCAGCAGCCGCTGTTGTTGCGGATGTACCAGCCGTAATAGTTGTCGCGGATGAACctgctgcagttgttgccaaAGAGCCCGTCGCTGTGGTTGCGGATGAACCTGCCGCTGCTGTGGTTGCGGATGAACCTACtaaagttgttgcggatgAACCTGCAATTGTCATTGCAGAAAAGCCTGCAGTTATAGCTGTCGTTGCAGAAGAACCTGCTGCGGTTGTTGTCGTCAAGGATGAACCGGCCGTTGTTGTTGCGGAAGAACCTGTTGTTGTCAAGGCAGAAGAACCCGCTGCCGTCCTATAA